Proteins encoded in a region of the Brevefilum fermentans genome:
- a CDS encoding L,D-transpeptidase, producing the protein MKRILRVTLLMILLSLMLGNVHRAVDASGSAYFEQPLCLPGMPDDGTCLMLGPAQVIAELKAAGFTYPPRGLPAATPPSEMGVMPVFIAQINIPEDEPAPIYASFEDARTGTNPIRFIEAGRMRFVSYIERRDDVDGTHYVKLASGEWTRAAPAAYPRFQGLEFYENPKNNFGWMITESESYVAPSFNAPKTGVVYSKHSLFQVFDTVEAEGYLWYQIAPGEWINSHVSGVVILRPDPPEGVNTNRWIELDLFQQTAMVYEDGQLLFATLMTSGWEPFYTKPGLFTIYEKKELADMLGSFEADRSDYYLFQDVPWQMYYDEARAIHTAYWRTNFGYVGSHGCVNLSPGDAHWMFLWANEGDYVWVHDTSGRTPTDPSYYGPGAP; encoded by the coding sequence ATGAAAAGAATTCTACGGGTTACCCTGCTGATGATCCTCCTCAGCTTGATGCTGGGCAATGTGCATCGTGCAGTCGACGCATCCGGCTCCGCTTATTTTGAACAGCCGCTATGCCTGCCCGGCATGCCGGATGACGGGACCTGCCTGATGCTCGGACCTGCCCAGGTCATCGCTGAACTGAAGGCAGCCGGTTTTACCTACCCGCCCAGGGGATTGCCAGCCGCCACACCCCCTTCCGAAATGGGGGTCATGCCTGTGTTTATCGCCCAGATCAATATTCCCGAAGACGAACCTGCCCCAATTTACGCCAGTTTTGAAGACGCCCGAACCGGAACGAACCCGATCCGCTTTATCGAAGCCGGTCGGATGCGTTTTGTCAGCTATATTGAACGCAGAGACGATGTCGATGGAACCCATTATGTTAAGCTGGCTTCAGGCGAATGGACTCGCGCTGCCCCAGCAGCATACCCGAGATTTCAGGGGTTAGAGTTCTATGAAAATCCAAAGAATAATTTTGGCTGGATGATCACAGAAAGCGAAAGCTACGTCGCACCTTCGTTTAATGCCCCAAAAACCGGTGTTGTTTACAGTAAGCACAGCTTGTTCCAGGTCTTTGACACTGTGGAAGCAGAAGGCTATTTGTGGTATCAAATTGCGCCCGGTGAATGGATCAACAGCCATGTTTCAGGCGTAGTGATCTTAAGGCCAGATCCACCTGAAGGCGTCAATACTAATCGCTGGATTGAACTGGATCTGTTTCAGCAGACCGCAATGGTTTACGAAGACGGGCAATTGCTGTTTGCCACCTTGATGACCTCGGGCTGGGAGCCCTTCTATACAAAGCCAGGTCTCTTCACCATTTACGAAAAAAAGGAGCTGGCTGACATGCTTGGCTCCTTTGAAGCGGACCGTTCCGATTACTACTTGTTTCAAGATGTCCCCTGGCAGATGTATTATGACGAAGCTCGCGCCATTCATACCGCATACTGGCGCACAAATTTTGGCTATGTGGGTTCGCATGGCTGCGTCAACCTCTCCCCCGGGGATGCGCACTGGATGTTTCTGTGGGCAAATGAAGGTGATTACGTCTGGGTGCACGATACCAGCGGGCGCACGCCAACCGACCCCTCTTATTACGGCCCTGGGGCGCCTTAG
- a CDS encoding glycyl-radical enzyme activating protein, with translation MSQFIPRRDPDEPNTALILHLQRLSTEDGPGIRTTIFFKGCPLSCLWCHNPESIATYTQVHWIETRCIGCSICLEVCPNGALDRSPQGMIRVDREKCQGCGVCTENCPSTALEMLGEQVTLEDLVVELLKDRAYFEASGGGVTASGGEPTLQAGFVSRLFARLQAEGIHTALDTCGACSPRALEAILPHTDLVLYDLKLMDSEAHRRYTGLGNEVILTNLTHITNRIRSENLKTRLWIRTPLIPDITTNEENLAAIAHYLDQNLNELVDRWELCAFNNLCRDKYRRLDIPWYFEATPLMPQSALDCCEKAAKDSAFDPERVFVTGAASST, from the coding sequence ATGAGCCAATTCATCCCCAGGCGGGACCCCGATGAGCCCAACACCGCCCTGATTCTGCACCTGCAACGGCTGTCTACCGAGGATGGACCGGGAATCCGCACCACGATCTTCTTCAAGGGCTGTCCCCTTTCGTGCTTGTGGTGCCATAACCCGGAATCGATTGCCACGTATACCCAGGTGCACTGGATCGAAACACGCTGCATTGGCTGTTCCATCTGCCTGGAGGTTTGCCCTAACGGCGCTCTCGACCGGTCCCCACAGGGGATGATCCGGGTTGACCGGGAAAAATGCCAGGGCTGTGGCGTGTGCACTGAAAACTGTCCCTCAACTGCGCTGGAAATGCTCGGCGAGCAGGTGACGCTGGAGGATCTGGTGGTTGAATTGCTAAAAGATCGGGCTTACTTTGAAGCCAGCGGCGGAGGGGTCACCGCTTCGGGCGGCGAGCCCACCCTGCAAGCCGGCTTCGTTTCCCGTCTGTTTGCACGGCTGCAAGCTGAAGGCATTCACACCGCCCTCGACACCTGCGGTGCCTGTTCGCCAAGGGCTCTGGAGGCTATCCTGCCGCATACCGATCTGGTTCTGTATGACCTTAAGTTGATGGATTCAGAAGCACATCGCCGGTATACGGGATTGGGGAACGAGGTTATCCTGACCAATCTTACCCACATCACCAACCGCATCCGGAGCGAAAACCTAAAAACCCGCCTGTGGATCCGCACTCCCTTGATCCCCGACATCACCACAAACGAAGAAAACCTGGCTGCGATCGCCCATTACCTGGACCAAAACCTCAACGAGCTGGTGGATCGCTGGGAGTTGTGCGCGTTCAACAACCTGTGCCGGGACAAATACCGCCGCCTGGATATCCCCTGGTATTTTGAAGCCACACCGCTCATGCCGCAATCGGCCCTGGATTGCTGCGAAAAGGCAGCCAAGGACAGCGCCTTTGACCCCGAACGCGTTTTTGTGACCGGTGCTGCCAGCAGCACCTGA
- a CDS encoding DUF1667 domain-containing protein: MVEISEIICVTCPQGCLLKVKHEGSHVLEVLESGCKRGKEYAISELQDPRRMVASTVKVKGGLHPLVPVYTSTSFPKLLIPNLAKKLRDIEVQAPVKINQVVLQNALGTGIDIIASRDMPAEKSES; encoded by the coding sequence ATGGTTGAGATCAGTGAAATTATCTGTGTAACCTGCCCCCAGGGCTGCTTGCTCAAGGTTAAGCACGAGGGCTCCCATGTTTTGGAAGTGTTAGAAAGCGGCTGCAAGCGGGGCAAAGAATATGCGATTAGTGAACTGCAGGATCCTCGACGGATGGTGGCTTCCACGGTGAAAGTGAAGGGGGGACTGCATCCGCTGGTGCCTGTTTACACAAGCACAAGTTTTCCCAAGCTTCTCATCCCGAACCTGGCAAAAAAATTACGCGACATTGAAGTGCAAGCACCGGTCAAGATCAACCAGGTCGTCCTGCAAAATGCGCTGGGAACAGGCATCGATATCATAGCCAGTCGTGACATGCCTGCAGAAAAAAGTGAATCGTGA
- a CDS encoding PhzF family phenazine biosynthesis protein produces MRPILYQVDAFTAEPFKGNPAGVCLLSHKAHVGWMKGVAREMNLSETAFVSPGRGGWRLRWFTPKQEVNLCGHATLAAAKVLFDREPALRNEPICFKTLSGDLLARWVDGEIELDFPAMTYRRFSYESHVDRALGFRPCDAVFSGNYYLFEAEDETLIRKITPDIAAIEKLPMPEVIITARSQDPAFDFVSRFFAPQLGIPEDPVTGSAHCLLAPFWAEKLKKNAFSAYQASPRGGMLHVRLEGARVMIRGSAVIIFEGELRV; encoded by the coding sequence ATGCGCCCCATTCTTTATCAGGTCGATGCATTTACCGCTGAACCCTTCAAAGGCAACCCTGCCGGCGTGTGCTTGCTTTCACACAAGGCACACGTTGGATGGATGAAGGGCGTAGCCAGGGAGATGAACCTGTCCGAGACGGCGTTTGTCTCCCCGGGACGGGGCGGCTGGCGACTGCGCTGGTTCACCCCAAAACAGGAAGTGAACCTGTGCGGGCATGCCACGCTGGCAGCCGCCAAGGTGCTGTTTGATCGCGAGCCTGCCCTGCGCAATGAGCCCATCTGCTTCAAAACCCTCAGCGGTGACCTGTTAGCCCGCTGGGTGGATGGCGAAATTGAACTGGATTTTCCAGCCATGACGTATCGGCGTTTTTCATACGAAAGCCATGTCGACCGGGCATTGGGGTTTAGACCCTGTGATGCTGTCTTTTCCGGAAATTATTACCTGTTTGAAGCCGAAGACGAAACCCTCATCCGCAAAATTACGCCAGACATCGCTGCCATCGAAAAATTGCCCATGCCTGAGGTGATCATCACCGCTCGCAGCCAGGACCCGGCTTTTGACTTCGTCTCGCGTTTTTTCGCTCCCCAGCTTGGCATCCCTGAAGACCCCGTCACTGGTTCAGCACACTGCCTGTTAGCGCCCTTTTGGGCTGAAAAATTGAAAAAGAATGCATTTTCGGCTTATCAGGCTTCTCCGCGCGGGGGAATGCTTCATGTGCGCCTGGAAGGAGCGCGGGTTATGATCAGGGGCTCAGCCGTGATCATCTTTGAAGGTGAACTGCGGGTTTAA
- a CDS encoding carboxypeptidase M32: MSEKPEYSPKMQTLLERVAEFTDLQHIMAVLGWDQQIYMPPGGAEERGLQSAALGRILHEKFATEEFGQLIADLEAEVGDLNAETDAARSVKTVKRAYEKQVKVPLPMLMETIKAQTMGHEAWVKARAQSDFSIFQPHLETLVDLRKQYADLFKPYDHIYDPLLDDFEPGMKTTEVKEIFDALRPQQVELLQEIAEKEPPDNSFIKQHYNEEHQELFGRHVITCFGYDWQRGRLDVAPHPFTTEFGYGDVRITTRYLKQDGGSALFSTMHESGHAMYGQGVPEKYKRHPLGGASSLAIHESQSRLWENIVGRSKAFWSHFYPSFQMLFSQHLGGVSLEDFYRGINRVEPSFIRVEADEATYNMHIMLRLEIEIGLMEGTMNVADLPEIWNSKMQEYLGITPPDDAVGVLQDIHWSGGMIGYFPTYALGNLASAQLWEKLLEENPDVPDEIARGKFDTILGWMREHVHQYGSKFEPQEIMLKATGSKITPEPYMAYLRKKYTEIYDL, from the coding sequence ATGTCTGAAAAGCCAGAATACTCACCCAAAATGCAAACCCTTCTGGAACGTGTGGCAGAGTTTACAGACCTGCAGCACATTATGGCCGTGTTGGGGTGGGATCAACAAATTTATATGCCACCCGGGGGCGCTGAAGAGCGTGGTTTACAGTCTGCCGCATTAGGTCGCATTTTGCACGAGAAATTTGCCACCGAGGAGTTCGGTCAGTTGATTGCGGATCTGGAGGCAGAAGTGGGGGATTTGAACGCGGAAACAGACGCAGCGCGCTCGGTTAAAACAGTCAAGAGGGCTTACGAGAAGCAAGTAAAAGTGCCGCTGCCGATGTTGATGGAAACCATCAAAGCGCAAACCATGGGGCACGAAGCCTGGGTCAAAGCAAGAGCACAATCTGATTTTTCCATCTTCCAACCGCACCTGGAAACCCTTGTTGACCTGCGCAAGCAATACGCTGACCTGTTTAAGCCCTATGATCATATTTACGACCCGCTGTTGGATGATTTCGAGCCCGGTATGAAAACAACTGAGGTTAAAGAAATCTTCGACGCGTTACGTCCACAGCAAGTAGAACTTTTACAGGAAATTGCTGAAAAAGAACCGCCTGACAATTCCTTTATCAAGCAGCATTACAATGAGGAACATCAGGAGCTGTTTGGTCGCCATGTGATCACCTGTTTTGGTTATGATTGGCAGCGCGGTCGCCTGGATGTGGCGCCGCATCCCTTTACCACCGAATTTGGCTACGGAGATGTGCGCATTACCACCCGCTACCTCAAACAGGATGGTGGCTCAGCTTTATTTAGCACGATGCACGAATCCGGACATGCCATGTACGGTCAGGGCGTGCCTGAAAAGTATAAACGCCATCCCCTTGGCGGGGCAAGCTCACTGGCGATTCATGAATCGCAATCGCGCTTGTGGGAAAATATCGTCGGACGCAGTAAGGCGTTCTGGTCGCACTTTTATCCTTCTTTCCAGATGCTCTTTTCGCAGCACCTGGGAGGGGTCAGCTTGGAAGACTTTTACCGCGGGATTAACAGGGTCGAACCTTCATTTATCCGGGTTGAAGCCGATGAAGCCACCTACAACATGCACATCATGTTGCGCCTGGAAATTGAAATTGGTTTGATGGAAGGAACAATGAATGTCGCTGATCTACCAGAGATCTGGAACAGCAAGATGCAGGAATACCTCGGCATCACCCCGCCTGACGATGCGGTTGGTGTGCTGCAGGATATCCACTGGAGCGGCGGGATGATCGGGTATTTCCCCACCTACGCACTCGGCAACCTGGCTTCAGCACAGCTATGGGAAAAACTCTTGGAAGAAAACCCCGATGTTCCGGATGAAATTGCCAGGGGTAAATTTGATACCATCCTGGGGTGGATGCGCGAGCATGTCCATCAATATGGCAGTAAATTTGAACCCCAGGAGATTATGCTCAAGGCAACGGGCAGCAAGATCACCCCTGAACCCTATATGGCTTACCTGAGGAAAAAGTACACGGAAATTTACGATCTTTAA
- a CDS encoding NAD(P)/FAD-dependent oxidoreductase: MKRNYDVVIIGSGPGGLAAAIAAKENGAEDVLIIERDVELGGILLQCIHNGFGLELFKEDLPGPAYAQHFIEKVRGHGVETLMDTMVLDITPERTIYAINRGLGYIEIEAGAIVLAMGCRERTRAQILLPGSRPAGVYTAGTAQRFVNVEGHMPGEKFVILGSGDIGMIMARRLTIEGARVERVLEIMPYLSGLTRNYVQCLLDYGIVLEKQRTVNRIIGNNRVEAIEAVSVDADWQPIPGTQEIIPCDTLLLSVGLIPENELSKQAGVLLDPVTNGPFVDDRFMTNVPGIFAAGNVVHVYDLVDWVTEAGYVAGKGAAAFARSERVEPGEHIPLKAGENIRYVVPHKLDKAHLAEELVRLQMRAIVPIEARVLVTVEDQNGEVVAKKAEPYARPGEILTLALKPQAYEAVQKATSLTINVRKR, translated from the coding sequence ATGAAACGAAATTATGATGTTGTCATCATCGGCAGCGGACCGGGCGGGCTGGCTGCTGCTATAGCCGCCAAGGAAAATGGCGCCGAGGATGTGCTGATCATCGAGCGCGATGTTGAACTGGGCGGCATTTTACTGCAGTGTATTCACAACGGCTTTGGACTGGAATTATTTAAAGAGGATTTGCCCGGCCCTGCCTATGCCCAACACTTCATCGAGAAGGTCCGGGGTCACGGCGTGGAAACCCTGATGGACACGATGGTGCTGGACATCACCCCCGAACGGACGATCTACGCCATCAACAGGGGCTTGGGTTACATTGAAATTGAAGCGGGCGCGATCGTCCTGGCAATGGGCTGCCGTGAGCGCACTCGGGCTCAAATTTTACTGCCCGGCTCCCGTCCGGCAGGTGTGTACACTGCCGGAACGGCTCAGCGCTTTGTGAATGTTGAAGGCCATATGCCTGGCGAAAAATTTGTCATCCTGGGTTCGGGCGATATCGGCATGATCATGGCGCGACGGCTGACCATTGAAGGCGCGCGGGTTGAACGGGTGCTGGAAATCATGCCTTATCTGAGCGGCTTGACGCGCAACTATGTGCAATGTCTGTTGGATTATGGAATTGTCTTAGAGAAACAACGCACGGTCAATCGCATTATTGGAAACAACCGGGTGGAAGCGATTGAAGCCGTCAGCGTGGATGCTGACTGGCAACCCATCCCCGGCACTCAGGAGATCATCCCCTGCGATACGTTGTTGCTCTCCGTGGGCTTGATCCCGGAAAATGAGCTTTCCAAACAGGCCGGCGTCCTGCTGGACCCGGTGACCAACGGACCCTTTGTCGATGACCGCTTTATGACCAATGTCCCCGGGATTTTTGCCGCCGGGAATGTGGTGCATGTGTATGACCTGGTGGACTGGGTCACCGAGGCGGGTTATGTGGCGGGGAAGGGCGCGGCAGCCTTTGCCCGATCTGAACGAGTTGAACCGGGCGAACACATTCCGCTTAAAGCGGGTGAGAATATCCGTTACGTGGTACCCCACAAGCTGGACAAAGCGCACCTGGCTGAGGAGTTGGTTCGACTGCAGATGCGCGCCATTGTACCGATTGAAGCGCGCGTTTTGGTCACTGTGGAAGACCAAAATGGTGAGGTGGTGGCTAAAAAAGCAGAACCCTATGCTCGCCCCGGGGAGATTTTAACCCTGGCGCTCAAACCCCAAGCCTATGAAGCCGTTCAAAAGGCAACCTCTTTGACAATTAACGTCAGAAAGCGGTAA
- a CDS encoding NAD(P)/FAD-dependent oxidoreductase, with amino-acid sequence MPKTYDVIIIGAGIVGSLVARFLSRYKLDILLIEKEVDVGMGTSSANSAILHAGYDPPTGSNKALTNVMAVEMWPGLSQELGIKYERCGDFVVAVNEEEAQVLEELLERGRRNGVPGLEIISGKELRQREPLIRPDVVAALWAPTGAISDPFAATVAAAENAVMNGVELMLETAFEDFIIEGTRIIGVRTNRGEFLSRWTVNAAGLYADEVMHQAGVRPEFVIKPRRGEYVILDQADFKLTQLTVFFPTPTDKGKGIVVGGTLHGNVIVGPNANFVDSKENKAMTTEGIQEIWEGGNKLLPAIKRKHIIAQFAGLRATGNAPSPNPDINYNQDFIIEIPDHVSGLVNLGGIESPGFTAAPAIALKVIELLQGAGEVLVEKTDWNPVRVPRPVFRNLSRNEQAALIARDPAYGRIVCRCETVTEGEIRAEIHAPIPATTYDAIKRRTWTGTGRCQGGFDMPRVVAILAEELGLTPEEITKKGGASNFLSRRTKDVDQDHLSVEALI; translated from the coding sequence TTGCCTAAAACCTACGATGTGATTATCATTGGCGCCGGAATCGTTGGCAGTTTGGTCGCCCGTTTCTTATCCAGGTACAAGCTGGATATTTTGTTAATTGAAAAAGAGGTCGATGTTGGCATGGGAACCAGCTCGGCAAATTCCGCTATTCTGCACGCGGGATACGACCCGCCGACAGGTTCGAATAAAGCGCTGACCAACGTGATGGCGGTGGAGATGTGGCCCGGTTTATCACAGGAACTGGGAATCAAGTACGAGCGCTGCGGAGATTTTGTGGTTGCCGTCAACGAAGAAGAGGCGCAGGTTCTGGAAGAACTGCTGGAGCGTGGTCGGCGGAATGGCGTACCGGGTCTTGAGATCATCAGCGGCAAGGAGTTGCGCCAACGAGAGCCGTTGATCCGCCCGGATGTGGTGGCAGCCCTGTGGGCGCCGACCGGCGCGATCAGCGATCCCTTTGCTGCCACCGTGGCCGCAGCAGAAAACGCGGTGATGAATGGCGTGGAACTGATGCTGGAAACTGCCTTTGAAGATTTCATCATTGAAGGGACGCGCATCATCGGCGTGCGCACCAATCGAGGCGAATTTCTCTCGCGCTGGACGGTCAACGCAGCCGGGCTATATGCGGATGAGGTTATGCATCAGGCTGGCGTCCGTCCGGAATTTGTCATCAAGCCCCGGCGCGGTGAATATGTCATTCTGGATCAGGCAGATTTCAAGTTGACCCAGCTCACGGTGTTCTTTCCAACGCCCACGGATAAAGGAAAAGGCATCGTAGTGGGAGGCACGCTGCACGGGAATGTAATCGTTGGTCCCAATGCCAATTTTGTGGACTCTAAAGAAAACAAGGCGATGACCACAGAGGGCATCCAGGAAATTTGGGAGGGCGGCAATAAGCTGCTACCGGCGATTAAACGTAAACACATCATTGCCCAGTTTGCCGGATTGCGCGCCACCGGTAATGCGCCCTCACCCAACCCGGATATCAATTACAACCAGGATTTTATCATTGAAATCCCGGATCATGTTTCAGGATTGGTTAACCTGGGCGGGATTGAATCACCCGGGTTCACTGCTGCACCGGCGATCGCTCTCAAGGTGATCGAGCTGCTGCAGGGCGCCGGCGAAGTCCTGGTTGAAAAAACGGATTGGAACCCGGTACGGGTTCCCCGCCCGGTTTTTCGCAACCTGAGTCGAAACGAACAGGCAGCTTTAATCGCCAGGGACCCGGCTTACGGACGGATCGTGTGCCGCTGTGAAACGGTCACTGAAGGAGAAATACGGGCTGAAATCCATGCCCCGATCCCGGCGACTACTTACGATGCCATCAAGCGGCGCACCTGGACGGGTACCGGTCGTTGCCAGGGTGGGTTTGATATGCCGCGTGTAGTGGCGATCCTCGCCGAAGAGTTGGGGCTTACACCGGAGGAGATCACAAAAAAGGGTGGCGCTTCGAATTTCCTTTCGCGCCGGACCAAGGATGTTGATCAGGATCATCTGAGCGTGGAGGCGTTGATATGA
- a CDS encoding pyruvate formate lyase family protein, translated as MNQETQQTGLAYKIKTPENLSPRIQWLRDYYFSGVQRPWNNEATSWTTGTPWDFQYEEFNFYIVPETYTFFPTFRGAFKQVARPIDLHPDFWKWSIAERKAWFLKEVMVKHLPHEILPGDLIAGGRFNVQTSTCLDEKQAKAYLDTIEGKHSLRQAIFDFHNHGYGNTGCTNGHLIPDYPRVIEEGFVGIHRELQGFYNALSKKDKQGPKGAQLKAMLTAATLPRDLSAKYRDQCLALAELEPDAQRENELKQMAENLNMVPWEPPQTFWQAVQALWLTHMLVMADENYPGAGTSFGRIDQYLYPLWQKSLDEGMEREFGKEILKCFWIHANTAYDFMIRTGGNQGITAGYGQLLTIGGLGPNGEDMTNDLTYAILEVIDEMSPILEPKPNVRLHRRTPEPLMDKVVEMVAKSQGAPFLLNFDERSMAGMLLQARQGGIEHLINEDNVHDYAPVGCLENTMCGNDRSGTVDCNLNLLKAVELALTGGYDMHPYTDPMTWITDPQVRSGPDTGDPSRFETFEDFWQAYEQQTAFIIQKIVNLYDRAETLRATYSPSPYLSTLVRGCAEQARDVNQGGPQIRFVTIEAVTFASTVDSLLAIKYLVFDQKACTWAELIQALRDNWEGHAVLQAMAINKAPKYGRDDDEADAMALRVMETWTKFTWKHRTSITDRQFRPGMLSWNYWIADADILPASPDGRKKGQFLSNAICPVNGVDIHGPTANANSVGKALGGKSSNGGGDWEGYINLLPNGASHTMTFSPSLLRDESHKAKFKAFLRGYAENGGTALQINILDANILREAQKNPQDYKHLLVRVTGYNAYFTTIGKELQDEIIARESHRM; from the coding sequence ATGAATCAAGAAACCCAACAAACCGGGCTGGCATATAAGATCAAAACCCCAGAGAATCTTTCGCCGCGCATTCAGTGGCTGAGGGACTATTATTTTTCAGGCGTGCAGCGACCCTGGAACAACGAGGCTACGTCCTGGACCACCGGCACCCCCTGGGATTTTCAGTATGAAGAGTTCAACTTCTATATTGTCCCGGAAACCTATACATTCTTTCCGACATTTCGCGGCGCCTTCAAGCAGGTCGCCCGCCCGATAGACCTGCATCCTGATTTCTGGAAGTGGTCCATTGCTGAACGGAAAGCCTGGTTTTTGAAGGAGGTGATGGTCAAGCATCTTCCTCATGAGATTCTGCCAGGGGATCTGATCGCCGGGGGGCGGTTTAACGTTCAAACCTCCACCTGCCTGGATGAGAAACAGGCAAAAGCCTACCTGGACACGATTGAAGGAAAGCACTCTCTCCGCCAGGCGATCTTTGATTTTCACAACCATGGGTATGGCAACACGGGCTGCACCAACGGTCATCTTATCCCGGATTATCCACGGGTGATTGAGGAGGGATTTGTTGGTATTCACCGCGAACTGCAGGGTTTTTATAACGCCCTCTCAAAGAAGGATAAGCAAGGACCGAAAGGCGCACAATTAAAAGCCATGCTGACCGCCGCCACCCTGCCGCGTGACCTGTCTGCAAAATACCGGGATCAATGCCTGGCTCTGGCAGAGTTGGAACCGGATGCCCAGCGGGAAAATGAATTAAAACAGATGGCAGAAAACCTGAATATGGTTCCCTGGGAACCACCACAGACCTTCTGGCAGGCAGTACAGGCGCTCTGGCTGACTCACATGCTGGTGATGGCTGATGAAAATTACCCCGGCGCGGGCACCTCCTTTGGCAGGATTGATCAGTACCTTTACCCGCTGTGGCAGAAATCACTGGATGAGGGCATGGAACGCGAGTTCGGCAAGGAAATTCTGAAATGCTTCTGGATCCATGCCAATACAGCCTATGACTTCATGATCCGCACGGGCGGGAACCAGGGCATCACGGCGGGGTATGGGCAATTGCTCACCATCGGCGGGCTGGGACCCAACGGCGAGGACATGACCAACGACCTGACCTATGCCATCCTGGAAGTGATCGATGAGATGTCGCCAATTCTGGAGCCCAAGCCCAATGTCCGCCTGCATCGCAGAACGCCTGAGCCTTTGATGGATAAAGTCGTGGAGATGGTGGCAAAGAGCCAGGGAGCGCCTTTTTTGCTGAATTTCGATGAACGCTCGATGGCGGGGATGCTCTTACAAGCCAGGCAGGGCGGGATTGAGCACCTGATCAACGAAGACAATGTGCACGATTATGCCCCGGTCGGCTGCCTGGAAAACACCATGTGCGGTAATGACCGCTCGGGCACGGTGGATTGCAACCTGAACTTGCTCAAAGCGGTTGAACTGGCGCTGACGGGTGGGTATGACATGCATCCCTACACCGACCCGATGACCTGGATCACCGACCCCCAGGTCAGGTCGGGTCCCGATACCGGCGATCCGTCCCGTTTCGAAACCTTCGAGGATTTCTGGCAGGCCTATGAACAGCAAACCGCGTTTATCATCCAGAAGATCGTCAACCTGTACGATCGCGCGGAAACCCTGCGCGCCACCTATTCGCCTTCGCCCTATCTTTCCACACTGGTACGTGGCTGTGCGGAACAGGCAAGGGACGTGAACCAGGGCGGTCCGCAGATCCGCTTTGTGACCATCGAGGCGGTCACCTTTGCCAGTACAGTGGATTCGCTGCTGGCGATCAAGTACCTGGTGTTTGATCAGAAGGCGTGCACCTGGGCTGAGCTGATCCAGGCTTTGCGAGATAACTGGGAAGGACATGCGGTGTTGCAGGCTATGGCGATCAACAAAGCGCCCAAATATGGGCGTGACGATGACGAGGCGGATGCCATGGCGCTGCGCGTGATGGAAACCTGGACCAAATTCACCTGGAAGCATCGCACCAGCATAACAGATCGCCAGTTCAGACCGGGCATGTTGAGCTGGAATTACTGGATTGCGGACGCGGATATTTTGCCAGCCAGCCCCGATGGGCGTAAGAAAGGTCAATTCCTTTCAAATGCGATCTGTCCGGTCAACGGCGTGGACATCCATGGACCCACCGCCAACGCCAACTCCGTAGGCAAGGCGCTGGGCGGAAAGTCTTCGAATGGCGGAGGCGATTGGGAGGGATATATCAACCTGCTGCCCAACGGCGCCAGTCACACCATGACCTTCAGCCCCTCACTGCTCAGGGACGAATCACACAAGGCAAAATTTAAAGCATTTCTGCGCGGCTATGCAGAAAATGGCGGTACCGCGCTGCAGATCAACATCCTTGATGCAAATATCCTGCGCGAGGCGCAGAAAAATCCTCAGGATTACAAACACCTGCTGGTTCGGGTGACGGGCTACAATGCCTATTTCACCACCATCGGCAAGGAATTGCAGGACGAGATCATCGCCCGTGAATCGCACCGGATGTAA